The following proteins come from a genomic window of Malus sylvestris chromosome 4, drMalSylv7.2, whole genome shotgun sequence:
- the LOC126619526 gene encoding polygalacturonase At1g48100-like isoform X2, translating into MHLSEGLHMFSMIFARVRVILICFFSFCFFFPPTHGRLQSPNTRYDKDLNPISQISLPPSPSPQAASPSYNAISVHGNTVFNVRSFGAVGDGVADDTQAFKMAWDSACQTEDSEVLVPKGHSFMIQSTIFTGPCSSGLKFQIDGTLVPPDGPDSWPKKNSKRQWLVFYRVNGMSMQGGGVIDGRGEKWWDLPCKPHKAIRFFMSSNLRVQGLKVKNSPQFHFRFDNCQNVHIESLTIKAPALSPNTDGIHIENTNNVKLYNSLISNGDDCVSIGAGCYNVDIRNITCGPSHGISIGSLGNLHSRACVSNITVRDSIIKHSDNGVRIKTWQGGSGSVSRITFHNIHMDTVRNPILLDQYYCLTKNCPNQTSAVQISDILYTNIKGTYDVRSPPMNFACSDSMPCTNLTLSEVELYPAQGVYVAKPICWSAYGTVQSLTIPPVLCLLGGTPQRLPQNDNERC; encoded by the exons ATGCATCTAAGTGAAGGGCTCCATATGTTTAGCATGATATTTGCTAGGGTTCGTGTGATCCTAATTtgctttttctctttttgtttcttctttcctCCCACACACGGCAGACTTCAAAGTCCTAACACTAGATATGATAAGGATTTGAACCCGATATCTCAGATTTCATTGCCACCTTCTCCTTCACCTCAAGCTGCTAGCCCAAGTTACAATGCTATTTCTGTTCATGGTAATACTGTTTTCAATGTGAGATCTTTTGGTGCCGTTGGAGATGGTGTTGCTGATGACACACAAGCATTCAAAATGGCTTGGGATAGTGCTTGTCAAACTGAAGATTCAGAAGTTCTTGTTCCTAAAGGTCATTCCTTTATGATACAGTCCACAATCTTCACAGGGCCATGTAGTTCTGGCCTCAAATTTCAG ATTGATGGAACATTAGTGCCACCGGATGGACCTGATTCATGGCCAAAAAAGAACAGCAAGAGACAGTGGCTGGTTTTCTACAGAGTCAATGGAATGTCAATGCAAGGGGGTGGTGTAATAGATGGGAGAGGAGAGAAATGGTGGGATCTTCCTTGTAAACCCCACAAA GCCATAAGATTTTTCATGAGCTCCAATTTGCGAGTGCAAGGACTCAAAGTTAAGAACAGCCCCCAGTTTCATTTTCGGTTCGATAACTGTCAAAACGTCCACATAGAATCACTTACCATAAAAGCACCTGCTTTGAGTCCCAACACAGATGGAATTCACATAGAGAACACAAACAATGTGAAACTGTACAATTCACTAATCTCCAATG GTGATGACTGCGTCTCAATAGGAGCTGGTTGTTACAATGTAGACATTAGGAACATTACTTGCGGCCCAAGTCATGGAATAAG CATTGGAAGTCTAGGGAATCTCCATTCTCGAGCATGTGTTTCAAATATTACCGTGAGGGACTCGATCATCAAGCACTCTGACAATGGGGTTCGGATCAAAACTTGGCAAGGCGGATCAGGGTCAGTGTCAAGGATAACATTCCACAACATTCACATGGACACCGTTCGAAACCCGATTTTATTAGATCAGTACTATTGCCTCACCAAGAACTGCCCTAACCAAACCTCTGCAGTTCAGATATCTGATATTTTGTACACAAACATAAAAGGTACATACGACGTCAGAAGCCCGCCAATGAATTTTGCTTGCAGTGACTCCATGCCGTGCACAAATCTCACTCTCTCTGAAGTGGAACTGTATCCTGCTCAAGGAGTATACGTGGCGAAACCTATTTGCTGGAGTGCTTATGGAACAGTGCAGAGCCTTACAATTCCACCAGTTCTCTGCTTGTTGGGGGGTACACCGCAAAGGTTGCCACAGAATGATAATGAAAGGTGTTAA
- the LOC126618281 gene encoding polygalacturonase At1g48100-like produces MMKLFRFFKLLFVLLLVFVIVFFQKQHIKHKDLHITSRILNWPWPSDHVPKIWPPYSSPSVYPKSPSVQIPESPPPDYLENPYKLRVFNVLDFGAQGSGVKDDTEAFKDTWNAVCQAEISTAVMFLVPNNLSFLIQPIVFEGPCKSRLVFQIEGTLMPPDGPDQWPPNTKRQDWLLFKEVHRMLMQGNGLLNGRGEKWWDLPCKPHKGGKGSCDSPSIIRFSKGSDLFVRGLRLENSPKIHIRFDSCEHVSVESISIISPEDSPNTDGIHIEDTTNAEIHHSTISTGDDCVSIGTGCYNVDISYMTCGPSHGISIGSLGEGNSQACVTNITVSDSIIKNSDNGVRIKTWQGGSGMVSKVTFKDIHMDTVLNPIIINQFYCLKKQCSNQTSAVLIDSVQFSNIMGTYDSRKPPIHLACSDSLPCKNLTLSGIHLLPAQGGTHLDPFCSQAFGTKDAFSTPRVPCLMTGYPKGLENEVDRSCF; encoded by the exons ATGATGAAGCTCTTTCGTTTCTTCAAGCTGCTTTTTGTTCTGCTTTTAGTGTTTGTCATTGTTTTCTTTCAAAAACAACATATAAAACACAAAGATTTGCACATAACATCTCGGATATTAAATTGGCCATGGCCATCAGACCATGTACCGAAAATATGGCCGCCATATTCCTCCCCATCCGTCTACCCTAAGAGTCCATCGGTTCAAATACCAGAATCTCCACCTCCAGATTACCTTGAGAATCCTTACAAGTTGCGGGTTTTTAATGTGTTGGACTTCGGTGCTCAGGGGAGTGGTGTCAAAGATGACACTGAAGCATTCAAGGACACTTGGAATGCTGTTTGCCAAGCTGAAATTAGCACTGCTGTCATGTTTCTTGTTCCTAACAATTTATCCTTCTTGATTCAACCTATCGTTTTTGAGGGGCCTTGCAAATCTAGGCTTGTGTTTCAG ATTGAGGGAACCCTTATGCCTCCGGATGGACCCGATCAATGGCCCCCAAACACCAAGAGGCAAGACTGGCTGCTCTTCAAAGAAGTCCATAGAATGCTAATGCAAGGGAATGGTCTTTTAAATGGGAGAGGAGAGAAATGGTGGGACCTCCCCTGCAAGCCTCACAAG GGAGGAAAGGGTTCTTGTGATAGCCCATCT ATCATAAGGTTCTCAAAAGGGTCAGATTTGTTTGTTCGAGGACTTAGGCTTGAGAACAGCCCCAAGATTCATATTCGTTTTGATAGTTGTGAACATGTCAGTGTCGAAAGCATTAGCATAATTTCACCTGAAGACAGTCCCAACACAGATGGAATCCACATAGAGGACACAACCAATGCCGAAATACACCATTCAACCATTTCCACGG GCGATGATTGCGTCTCGATTGGAACGGGCTGCTATAACGTGGATATAAGCTACATGACGTGTGGTCCAAGTCACGGAATAAG CATAGGTAGTCTTGGCGAAGGAAACTCACAAGCCTGTGTTACAAACATCACAGTGAGTGACTCAATCATCAAGAATTCCGACAACGGTGTTCGGATCAAAACATGGCAAGGCGGCTCCGGCATGGTATCTAAAGTAACCTTCAAGGACATTCACATGGACACAGTTTTAAACCCCATTATCATAAACCAGTTTTACTGCCTCAAGAAACAATGCTCCAACCAAACTTCTGCAGTATTGATTGACAGTGTTCAGTTCTCAAACATAATGGGCACGTATGACAGTAGAAAGCCTCCGATACATCTTGCTTGCAGCGATTCACTGCCATGCAAAAATCTGACCCTGTCGGGAATACACTTGCTTCCTGCTCAAGGAGGGACTCACTTGGATCCATTTTGCTCGCAAGCTTTTGGTACTAAGGATGCATTTTCCACTCCACGGGTTCCATGTTTGATGACAGGTTACCCCAAAGGGCTGGAAAATGAGGTGGATAGGTCATGTTTTTAG
- the LOC126619527 gene encoding uncharacterized protein LOC126619527 has product MGSEGPSLVTIHVTGFKKFHGVSENPTETIVSNLTEYVKKKGSPKGLVLGSCSILETAGQGALVALYQTLRSAINEQDTSNSSRTIWLHFGVNSGATKFAIEHQAVNEATFRCPDEMGWKPQKVPIIPSDGGIAHIRETSLPVEEITKALAKKGYEVMTSDDAGRFVCNYVYYHSLRFAEQNGIKSLFVHVPLFLTIAEETQMQFAASLLEVLTSLC; this is encoded by the exons ATGGGGTCTGAAGGGCCTTCGCTAGTAACTATTCATGTGACCGGTTTTAAGAAATTCCACGGAGTTTCGGAGAATCCGACTGAGACAATTGTCAGTAATCTCACGGAGTATGTGAAGAAGAAGGGTTCACCAAAAGGTCTGGTTCTTGGAAGTTGCAGCATTCTTGAGACTGCAGGACAAGGAGCACTTGTCGCCCTGTACCAGACATTGCGATCTGCTATCAACGAGCAGGATACTTCAAATTCCAGCAGAACTATTTGG TTACACTTTGGTGTTAATAGTGGTGCAACAAAGTTTGCTATCGAGCACCAAGCGGTCAATGAAGCTACTTTCCGTTGCCCTGATGAAATGGGATGGAAGCCTCAG AAAGTTCCGATTATTCCTTCAGATGGTGGAATTGCACATATTCGAGAG ACTTCTCTTCCGGTTGAGGAAATAACAAAGGCCTTGGCAAAGAAGGGTTATGAGGTGATGACCTCGGATGATGCAGGTCGGTTTGTTTGCAATTACGTCTACTACCATTCCCTTCGGTTTGCAGAGCAAAACGGGATCAAGTCACTCTTTGTTCATGTGCCTCTCTTCTTGACCATAGCCGAGGAGACCCAAATGCAGTTTGCTGCTTCCTTGCTAGAGGTACTTACTTCATTATGCTAG
- the LOC126618506 gene encoding shaggy-related protein kinase alpha-like translates to MASVGVAPTSGRREPSGHAVGVDKLPEEMSDMKIRDDKEMESTVAVVDGNGTETGHIIVTTIGGRNGQPKQTISYMAERVVGHGSFGVVFQAKCLETGETVAIKKVLQDKRYKNRELQTMRLLDHPNVVSLKHCFFSTTEKDELYLNLVLEYVPETVHRVIKHYNKLNQRMPLIYVKLYTYQIFRALSYIHRCIGVCHRDIKPQNLLVNPHTHQVKLCDFGSAKVLVKGEPNISYICSRYYRAPELIFGATEYTSAIDVWSVGCVLAELLLGQPLFPGESGVDQLVEIIKVLGTPTREEIKCMNPNYTEFKFPQIKAHPWHKIFHKRMPPEAVDLVSRLLQYSPNLRCTALDALVHSFFDDLRDPNTRLPNGRFLPPLFNFKSHELKGVPAETLMKLVPEHARKQVPFLASD, encoded by the exons ATGGCTTCAGTGGGTGTGGCGCCTACTTCAGGTAGGAGAGAACCCAGTGGTCATGCGGTTGGTGTGGATAAGTTGCCGGAGGAGATGAGTGACATGAAAATTAGGGATGACAAA GAAATGGAATCCACAGTCGCAGTCGTTGATGGTAACGGAACAGAGACAGGCCATATAATCGTGACAACTATTGGTGGTAGAAATGGCCAGCCAAAACag ACAATTAGTTACATGGCTGAGCGTGTTGTTGGACACGGATCATTTGGAGTTGTGTTCCAA GCAAAGTGCTTAGAGACTGGTGAAACTGTGGCTATTAAGAAGGTTTTGCAAGATAAGAGGTACAAGAATCGTGAGCTACAGACCATGCGCCTTCTTGACCACCCAAATGTTGTCTCTTTGAAGCATTGCTTCTTTTCAACGACGGAAAAGGATGAACTCTATCTTAACTTGGTGCTTGAGTATGTTCCTGAAACGGTTCACCGTGTGATTAAACACTACAACAAGTTGAACCAACGGATGCCTCTTATATATGTTAAACTCTACACGTACCAG ATCTTTAGGGCGTTATCCTACATTCACCGCTGCATTGGAGTGTGTCATCGGGACATTAAGCCTCAAAATCTTCTG GTGAACCCACATACCCACCAAGTAAAGTTGTGCGACTTTGGAAGTGCCAAAGTTTTG GTAAAAGGAGAGCCAAATATATCTTATATCTGCTCTAGATATTATAGAGCACCGGAACTTATATTTGGAGCAACCGAGTATACTTCAGCTATTGATGTTTGGTCTGTTGGGTGTGTTCTTGCTGAGCTATTGCTCGGACAG CCTCTCTTTCCTGGTGAGAGTGGAGTTGACCAGCTTGTTGAGATTATCAAG GTTTTGGGCACTCCAACACGGGAGGAAATCAAATGCATGAACCCTAACTATACGGAGTTCAAATTTCCTCAAATCAAAGCTCACCCGTGGCACAAG ATATTCCACAAGCGTATGCCTCCAGAAGCAGTTGATCTGGTTTCAAGACTGCTGCAATACTCTCCTAACCTGCGGTGCACAGCT CTGGATGCCTTGGTCCATTCCTTCTTTGATGATCTTCGCGACCCAAACACCCGCCTGCCGAATGGACGCTTCCTTCCGCCTTTATTCAACTTTAAATCACATG AATTAAAGGGAGTGCCTGCGGAAACTTTGATGAAATTGGTTCCAGAACACGCGCGAAAGCAAGTTCCGTTCTTGGCATCCGATTAG
- the LOC126619526 gene encoding polygalacturonase At1g48100-like isoform X1 yields the protein MHLSEGLHMFSMIFARVRVILICFFSFCFFFPPTHGRLQSPNTRYDKDLNPISQISLPPSPSPQAASPSYNAISVHGNTVFNVRSFGAVGDGVADDTQAFKMAWDSACQTEDSEVLVPKGHSFMIQSTIFTGPCSSGLKFQIDGTLVPPDGPDSWPKKNSKRQWLVFYRVNGMSMQGGGVIDGRGEKWWDLPCKPHKGINGTTQPGPCDSPVAIRFFMSSNLRVQGLKVKNSPQFHFRFDNCQNVHIESLTIKAPALSPNTDGIHIENTNNVKLYNSLISNGDDCVSIGAGCYNVDIRNITCGPSHGISIGSLGNLHSRACVSNITVRDSIIKHSDNGVRIKTWQGGSGSVSRITFHNIHMDTVRNPILLDQYYCLTKNCPNQTSAVQISDILYTNIKGTYDVRSPPMNFACSDSMPCTNLTLSEVELYPAQGVYVAKPICWSAYGTVQSLTIPPVLCLLGGTPQRLPQNDNERC from the exons ATGCATCTAAGTGAAGGGCTCCATATGTTTAGCATGATATTTGCTAGGGTTCGTGTGATCCTAATTtgctttttctctttttgtttcttctttcctCCCACACACGGCAGACTTCAAAGTCCTAACACTAGATATGATAAGGATTTGAACCCGATATCTCAGATTTCATTGCCACCTTCTCCTTCACCTCAAGCTGCTAGCCCAAGTTACAATGCTATTTCTGTTCATGGTAATACTGTTTTCAATGTGAGATCTTTTGGTGCCGTTGGAGATGGTGTTGCTGATGACACACAAGCATTCAAAATGGCTTGGGATAGTGCTTGTCAAACTGAAGATTCAGAAGTTCTTGTTCCTAAAGGTCATTCCTTTATGATACAGTCCACAATCTTCACAGGGCCATGTAGTTCTGGCCTCAAATTTCAG ATTGATGGAACATTAGTGCCACCGGATGGACCTGATTCATGGCCAAAAAAGAACAGCAAGAGACAGTGGCTGGTTTTCTACAGAGTCAATGGAATGTCAATGCAAGGGGGTGGTGTAATAGATGGGAGAGGAGAGAAATGGTGGGATCTTCCTTGTAAACCCCACAAA GGAATTAATGGAACAACGCAGCCTGGCCCTTGTGATAGCCCAGTT GCCATAAGATTTTTCATGAGCTCCAATTTGCGAGTGCAAGGACTCAAAGTTAAGAACAGCCCCCAGTTTCATTTTCGGTTCGATAACTGTCAAAACGTCCACATAGAATCACTTACCATAAAAGCACCTGCTTTGAGTCCCAACACAGATGGAATTCACATAGAGAACACAAACAATGTGAAACTGTACAATTCACTAATCTCCAATG GTGATGACTGCGTCTCAATAGGAGCTGGTTGTTACAATGTAGACATTAGGAACATTACTTGCGGCCCAAGTCATGGAATAAG CATTGGAAGTCTAGGGAATCTCCATTCTCGAGCATGTGTTTCAAATATTACCGTGAGGGACTCGATCATCAAGCACTCTGACAATGGGGTTCGGATCAAAACTTGGCAAGGCGGATCAGGGTCAGTGTCAAGGATAACATTCCACAACATTCACATGGACACCGTTCGAAACCCGATTTTATTAGATCAGTACTATTGCCTCACCAAGAACTGCCCTAACCAAACCTCTGCAGTTCAGATATCTGATATTTTGTACACAAACATAAAAGGTACATACGACGTCAGAAGCCCGCCAATGAATTTTGCTTGCAGTGACTCCATGCCGTGCACAAATCTCACTCTCTCTGAAGTGGAACTGTATCCTGCTCAAGGAGTATACGTGGCGAAACCTATTTGCTGGAGTGCTTATGGAACAGTGCAGAGCCTTACAATTCCACCAGTTCTCTGCTTGTTGGGGGGTACACCGCAAAGGTTGCCACAGAATGATAATGAAAGGTGTTAA